In Pseudomonas saudiphocaensis, one DNA window encodes the following:
- a CDS encoding HAL/PAL/TAL family ammonia-lyase, translating into MTDATLEPIIFGENHLSIEDVLAVAERRAPARLQADEPFRRHIARGAQFLDTLLDREGVIYGVTTGYGDSCVVAVPLSQVEALPQHLFTFHGCGLGKLLDAEATRAVLAARLRSLTHGMSGVRIELLDRLQAFLEHDILPLIPEEGSVGASGDLTPLSYVAATLAGEREVMYQGQRRSAAEVHRELGWTPLTLRPKEALALMNGTAVMTGLACLAYARANYLLKLATRITALNVVALEGNPEHFDERLFAAKPHAGQNQVAAWIRQDLAIDAPAQPLHRLQDRYSIRCAPHVLGVLADSLGLLRQFIETELNSANDNPIIDAENERVLHGGHFYGGHIAFAMDSLKNLVGNVADLLDRQLALLVDTRYNHGLPSNLSGSPAATAMINHGFKAVQIGASAWTAEALKNTMPASVFSRSTECHNQDKVSMGTIAARDALRSLELTEQVAAATLIAANQGVWLRQREAAARPLPAPLADMRSQLGEDFPPLIEDRALEAELRLCLQRIRTRYWRLYD; encoded by the coding sequence ATGACCGACGCGACACTTGAACCCATCATCTTCGGCGAGAACCACCTGAGCATCGAGGACGTGCTGGCCGTGGCCGAGCGCCGTGCACCCGCGCGGCTGCAGGCTGACGAGCCTTTCCGGCGGCATATCGCCCGCGGCGCCCAGTTTCTCGACACCCTGCTCGACCGCGAAGGCGTGATCTATGGCGTCACCACCGGCTACGGGGATTCCTGCGTGGTGGCGGTGCCGCTGTCCCAGGTCGAGGCTCTGCCGCAGCACCTGTTCACCTTCCACGGTTGCGGCCTGGGCAAACTGCTGGACGCCGAAGCCACCCGCGCCGTGCTGGCCGCTCGCCTGCGCTCGCTGACCCACGGCATGTCCGGGGTGCGCATCGAGCTGCTGGATCGCCTGCAGGCGTTCCTTGAGCACGACATCCTGCCGTTGATTCCCGAGGAGGGTTCGGTGGGTGCCAGCGGCGACCTGACACCGCTGTCCTACGTGGCCGCAACCCTGGCCGGCGAGCGTGAGGTGATGTACCAAGGCCAGCGCCGCAGCGCCGCCGAGGTCCATCGCGAACTGGGCTGGACGCCATTGACCCTGCGCCCCAAGGAAGCCCTGGCGCTGATGAACGGCACCGCCGTGATGACCGGCCTCGCGTGCCTCGCCTATGCCCGCGCCAACTACCTGCTCAAGCTGGCCACGCGCATCACTGCCCTCAACGTGGTGGCGCTGGAAGGCAACCCCGAGCACTTCGACGAGCGCCTGTTCGCGGCCAAGCCCCACGCCGGGCAGAACCAGGTGGCGGCCTGGATTCGTCAGGATCTGGCCATCGATGCGCCTGCCCAGCCATTGCATCGCCTGCAGGACCGCTACTCCATCCGCTGCGCGCCCCACGTGCTCGGCGTGCTGGCCGACAGCCTGGGCCTGCTGCGCCAGTTCATCGAGACCGAGCTCAACAGCGCCAACGACAACCCCATCATCGATGCGGAAAACGAGCGTGTGCTGCACGGCGGGCATTTCTACGGCGGTCATATCGCCTTTGCCATGGACAGTCTGAAGAACCTGGTAGGCAACGTCGCCGACCTGCTCGACCGTCAGCTGGCACTGCTGGTCGATACCCGCTACAACCACGGCCTGCCAAGCAACCTCTCCGGCTCGCCGGCGGCCACGGCGATGATCAACCACGGCTTCAAGGCGGTGCAGATCGGCGCCAGCGCCTGGACTGCCGAGGCCCTGAAAAACACCATGCCGGCCAGCGTCTTCTCGCGCTCCACCGAATGCCACAACCAGGACAAGGTCAGCATGGGCACCATCGCCGCGCGTGACGCTCTGCGCAGCCTGGAGCTGACCGAGCAGGTCGCAGCGGCCACGCTGATCGCTGCCAACCAGGGTGTCTGGCTGCGTCAGCGCGAAGCCGCCGCCCGCCCGCTGCCGGCACCTCTGGCGGACATGCGGTCTCAGCTGGGTGAGGATTTCCCACCACTGATTGAGGATCGCGCGCTGGAAGCCGAGCTGCGCCTGTGCCTGCAGCGCATTCGCACCCGCTACTGGAGGCTCTATGACTGA
- a CDS encoding glycosyl transferase, translated as MSRASPRGNHWANQRERGSFALMKLTVGVVRLLGRRAMTPLLYLIVLYFYLFGRNARDSAWNYQRNLASWSGRADLTPSSGSVYRQFMAFADALLDKVDVWGGRIRFDQLEVDDPHGIRPLIWNGGQRGQMLVGAHLGNLEVCRAMAEIGGKVKMNILVHTRHAERFNRLLEESGANNLRLFQVSELDTGVMLELSRRLDAGEWLAIAGDRVPLHGARTANADFLGQPAAFPQGPWLLAGLLECPVNLLFCLKHGPRYRIHLMPFAERIAWRRRERDAVVAQWVQRYADALAARCLEAPLQWFNFYPFWNTHDRRDT; from the coding sequence ATGAGCCGCGCTTCGCCACGCGGCAACCACTGGGCCAACCAGCGCGAGCGCGGCAGCTTCGCCCTGATGAAGCTCACCGTCGGCGTGGTGCGGCTGCTGGGCCGCCGCGCCATGACGCCCCTGCTGTACCTGATCGTGCTGTATTTCTACCTGTTCGGTCGTAACGCCCGCGACAGCGCCTGGAATTACCAGCGCAACCTGGCCAGCTGGAGCGGGCGCGCGGACCTGACACCGAGCAGCGGCTCGGTCTACCGGCAGTTCATGGCCTTTGCCGACGCCTTGCTGGACAAGGTCGATGTCTGGGGCGGCCGTATCCGTTTCGACCAGCTTGAAGTGGACGACCCCCACGGCATCCGCCCACTGATCTGGAACGGCGGGCAGCGCGGGCAGATGCTGGTCGGCGCGCACCTGGGCAACCTTGAAGTATGCCGCGCCATGGCCGAGATCGGCGGCAAGGTGAAGATGAACATTCTCGTCCACACCCGCCATGCGGAACGCTTCAATCGCCTGCTGGAAGAATCGGGCGCGAACAACCTGCGCCTGTTCCAGGTCAGCGAACTGGATACTGGCGTCATGCTTGAATTGTCGCGTCGGCTGGATGCCGGGGAATGGCTGGCGATTGCCGGCGACCGCGTGCCGCTGCATGGCGCGCGTACCGCCAACGCAGACTTTCTCGGCCAGCCAGCAGCCTTCCCGCAAGGCCCGTGGCTGCTAGCCGGGTTGCTGGAGTGTCCGGTGAACCTGCTGTTCTGTCTCAAGCATGGTCCGCGCTACCGCATCCATCTGATGCCCTTTGCCGAGCGCATCGCCTGGCGACGCCGCGAACGCGATGCGGTGGTGGCGCAATGGGTCCAGCGCTATGCCGATGCGCTGGCCGCTCGTTGCCTGGAGGCACCCTTGCAATGGTTCAATTTCTACCCTTTCTGGAATACCCATGACCGACGCGACACTTGA
- a CDS encoding glycosyltransferase family 2 protein, with the protein MSSIAPSAPQPVVPQQLALEIEDDFRPCAVVPVYNHERTLPAVVAALLAEDLPCVLVDDASRPEAAQAIDELAKHPDVHLVRHTYNQGKGGAVTSGLREAARLGFTHALQVDADGQHDLSCVGLFLDRACQAPEALICGYPLYDASVPKGRLYARYLTHVWVWINTLSLSIRDSMCGFRVYPLAPTLVLLDSVELGKRMDFDTEILVRMHWREQPMVWLPTRVHYPKDGISHFRLWLDNLLISRMHARLFGGMLLRAPRLLWRRFLR; encoded by the coding sequence ATGAGCAGTATCGCCCCGTCGGCCCCTCAGCCTGTTGTCCCGCAGCAGCTGGCGCTGGAAATCGAGGACGATTTTCGCCCCTGTGCGGTGGTGCCGGTCTACAACCATGAACGCACCCTGCCGGCGGTGGTTGCCGCACTGCTTGCCGAGGATCTGCCGTGCGTCCTTGTCGATGATGCTTCGCGGCCCGAGGCGGCGCAGGCCATCGACGAGCTGGCCAAGCATCCCGACGTGCATCTGGTGCGTCATACGTATAACCAAGGCAAGGGCGGCGCAGTGACCAGCGGCCTGCGTGAAGCGGCTCGACTGGGCTTTACCCACGCGTTGCAGGTGGATGCCGACGGCCAGCACGACCTCAGCTGCGTGGGGCTATTTCTCGACCGCGCCTGTCAAGCACCCGAAGCGCTGATCTGCGGCTATCCGCTCTACGATGCCAGCGTGCCCAAGGGTCGCCTCTACGCGCGCTACCTCACCCACGTCTGGGTCTGGATCAACACCCTGTCATTGTCGATCCGCGATTCCATGTGCGGTTTTCGGGTCTATCCGCTGGCACCGACGCTGGTGCTGCTCGACTCGGTGGAGCTGGGCAAGCGCATGGACTTCGACACCGAAATCCTGGTGCGCATGCACTGGCGCGAGCAGCCCATGGTCTGGCTGCCGACTCGCGTGCACTACCCCAAGGACGGCATCTCGCACTTTCGTCTGTGGCTCGACAACCTGCTGATCTCGCGCATGCATGCACGGCTGTTCGGCGGCATGCTACTGCGCGCGCCCCGGCTGCTCTGGCGGCGGTTCCTCCGATGA
- a CDS encoding acyl-CoA synthetase family protein — protein sequence MNWIALEHLLDQSLQARPVTLSPALDHAELRLQALRLASGLQARGVRRVAVHLEDAAELAVALLGAWRAGVSVLLPADLQPASRARLQDQAELWLTDHEGDTRLEQLFGEPLDGAELDLDQCHLVLCTSGSSGEPKLIDKRLRQLANETQILEAQWGAELGDACIIGSVVAQHIYGLLFRVLWPLCAGRVFLRRALPFPEDIQQASRDHQHYCWVASPALLKRMGDNLDWPALQSVRRVFSSGGPLPAEAASRLRQHLGQAPTEIYGSSETGGIAWRQGGHLWQPFEAVELDQDETGALRIASPCLPPNHIEQTADAAQIHSDGRFELLGRLDRIVKLEEKRISLPMLEKALAEHPFVSEARLGVVEEGRASLAALVALSEDGLHALRNGGRRALTDSLRKHLAAHCEALALPRRWRLVRQLPCNAQGKLPQAQLDALLRAPRTLQPERLRTHQNGDEWQLELEIPVDLAHFSGHFPQTPVLPGVVQIDWAISLAGELIADLPPSFQGMEVLKFQQLARPGDRLQLTLRFDAERSKLHFAYRNGEDACSSGRILLDQPA from the coding sequence ATGAATTGGATTGCCCTGGAACACCTGCTCGACCAAAGCCTGCAAGCGCGCCCGGTCACGCTTAGCCCGGCACTCGATCACGCCGAGCTGCGCCTGCAAGCCCTGCGCCTGGCCAGCGGCCTGCAGGCCCGTGGCGTGCGCCGCGTCGCCGTGCATCTCGAAGACGCCGCCGAACTGGCTGTCGCCCTGCTGGGCGCCTGGCGTGCCGGGGTTAGCGTACTGCTGCCTGCCGACCTGCAACCGGCCAGTCGCGCCCGCCTGCAGGATCAGGCCGAGCTCTGGCTGACCGACCACGAAGGCGACACGCGCCTGGAGCAACTCTTCGGCGAGCCCCTGGATGGCGCCGAACTGGATCTGGACCAATGCCACCTGGTGCTCTGCACCAGCGGCTCCAGCGGCGAGCCCAAGCTGATCGACAAGCGTCTGCGCCAGCTGGCCAACGAGACGCAGATCCTCGAAGCCCAATGGGGCGCCGAGCTGGGCGATGCCTGCATCATCGGCAGCGTGGTCGCGCAGCATATTTACGGTCTGCTATTCCGGGTGCTCTGGCCGCTGTGCGCCGGGCGCGTGTTCCTGCGCCGGGCGCTGCCGTTTCCCGAAGATATCCAGCAGGCCAGCCGCGACCATCAACATTACTGCTGGGTCGCCAGCCCGGCGCTGCTCAAGCGCATGGGCGACAATCTCGACTGGCCGGCGCTGCAAAGCGTACGTCGGGTGTTCTCTTCCGGTGGCCCTCTCCCGGCCGAGGCGGCGAGCCGTTTGCGACAGCACCTCGGCCAGGCACCGACGGAAATTTACGGCAGCTCGGAAACCGGCGGCATCGCCTGGCGCCAGGGTGGCCACCTCTGGCAGCCCTTCGAGGCCGTCGAGCTGGACCAGGATGAAACAGGCGCCTTGCGTATCGCCTCACCCTGCCTGCCTCCCAACCATATCGAACAGACAGCTGACGCCGCTCAGATCCACAGCGACGGTCGCTTCGAACTGCTGGGCCGACTGGACCGCATCGTCAAGCTGGAAGAAAAGCGCATCTCCCTACCCATGCTGGAAAAAGCGCTGGCCGAACATCCCTTCGTCAGCGAAGCGCGCCTGGGCGTGGTCGAAGAAGGCCGCGCCTCGCTGGCGGCGCTGGTCGCACTCAGCGAAGACGGCCTGCATGCCCTGCGCAACGGCGGTCGGCGCGCACTGACCGACAGCCTGCGCAAGCACCTGGCGGCGCATTGCGAGGCGCTGGCGCTGCCGCGGCGCTGGCGGCTGGTGCGACAACTGCCATGCAATGCCCAGGGCAAGCTGCCCCAGGCCCAGCTGGACGCCCTGTTGCGAGCGCCGCGCACGCTGCAGCCGGAACGCCTGCGCACCCACCAGAACGGTGACGAGTGGCAACTTGAGCTGGAAATCCCGGTGGATCTCGCGCATTTCAGTGGTCATTTCCCGCAAACGCCGGTGCTTCCCGGCGTGGTGCAGATCGACTGGGCGATAAGCCTGGCAGGCGAACTCATCGCCGATTTGCCACCCAGTTTCCAGGGCATGGAGGTGCTCAAGTTTCAGCAGCTCGCCCGTCCCGGCGACCGCCTGCAGCTGACCCTGCGCTTCGATGCCGAACGCAGCAAGCTGCACTTTGCCTACCGCAACGGTGAAGATGCCTGCTCCTCGGGGCGTATTCTGCTGGACCAACCGGCATGA
- a CDS encoding membrane protein encodes MPTASATGKATVHRLIGLGLLLVGLTYPFIVYLGMGHLSPRLFALMLGTLWLARALSPRQTPLSRTLSIAALSFCLVLALADSSILLLGYPVLINLALLALFAGSLCSGMPIIERLARLQEPELPPAAVRYTRKVTWVWAGFFSVNAAIATGLALWAPLTWWTLYTGLIAYLLMGLLFAGEWLVRQRVRKAT; translated from the coding sequence ATGCCAACAGCCAGCGCTACAGGCAAGGCCACTGTCCATCGGCTGATAGGCCTTGGCCTGTTGCTGGTCGGCCTGACCTATCCCTTTATCGTTTATCTGGGCATGGGGCACCTCTCGCCACGGCTGTTCGCCCTGATGCTGGGTACGCTCTGGCTGGCCCGTGCGCTGAGCCCACGGCAGACGCCGCTGAGCCGCACCCTGAGCATAGCGGCGCTGTCGTTCTGCCTGGTCCTGGCACTGGCCGACAGCAGTATCCTGCTGCTGGGCTACCCGGTGCTGATCAACCTGGCATTGCTCGCGCTGTTCGCCGGCAGCCTTTGCTCCGGCATGCCGATCATCGAACGCCTGGCGCGGTTGCAGGAGCCTGAGCTGCCACCCGCTGCGGTGCGTTACACCCGCAAGGTGACCTGGGTATGGGCGGGCTTCTTCTCAGTCAACGCAGCCATCGCTACGGGGCTTGCACTCTGGGCACCGCTGACCTGGTGGACCTTGTATACCGGGCTGATCGCCTATCTGTTGATGGGGCTGCTGTTTGCCGGAGAGTGGCTGGTGCGCCAGCGCGTAAGGAAAGCGACATGA
- a CDS encoding acyl carrier protein, with product MNTRDEIYQTLHEALVELFELEPERISLEANLYQDLEIDSIDAVDLIDHIKRQTGKKIAAEEFKSVRTVGDVVEAVYRLLNPQTA from the coding sequence GTGAATACTCGCGACGAGATTTACCAAACTCTGCACGAGGCGCTGGTCGAACTGTTTGAGCTGGAGCCTGAGCGCATCAGCTTGGAAGCCAACCTTTATCAGGATCTGGAGATCGACAGCATCGATGCCGTCGACCTGATCGACCATATCAAGCGCCAAACCGGCAAGAAGATTGCCGCCGAGGAATTCAAGTCGGTGCGCACCGTGGGCGATGTGGTCGAGGCGGTCTATCGGCTGCTCAACCCGCAAACCGCCTGA
- a CDS encoding phosphopantetheine-binding protein: MSQLQLEIKHLIIDALGLEDLTPDDIAADQPLFGEGLGLDSVDALELGLAIQKRFGIKIDADAKDTRKHFASVDSLAAYISANRAVA; the protein is encoded by the coding sequence ATGAGCCAACTGCAGCTTGAGATCAAGCACCTGATCATTGATGCACTGGGTCTGGAAGACCTCACGCCGGATGACATCGCCGCCGACCAGCCGCTGTTCGGCGAAGGCCTGGGTCTGGATTCCGTGGATGCCCTGGAGCTGGGCCTCGCCATCCAGAAGCGCTTCGGCATCAAGATCGACGCCGACGCCAAGGACACCCGCAAGCACTTCGCCAGCGTCGATAGCCTGGCTGCCTACATCAGCGCCAACCGCGCGGTCGCCTGA
- a CDS encoding lysophospholipid acyltransferase family protein, translating to MDLAESTVNNHINPPWLWRLIATGLSFLLFGVGGLILRLVVFPLQSLLPGDALRQRLRARKTVNRMFWLFVQFMYRSGVLTYQVEGVERLGRPGQLIIANHPSLIDVVVLIALIRDANCVVKQSLWDNPFTRGPIRAAQYISNNGSAEMLDEAAGALQQGQTLIIFPEGTRTTPGQAPQFHRGAAAIALRGAQLVTPVVISVTPTTLTKAEPWYRIPSRRFHFHLRVGDDIDPQTFADRGSLPIASRQLNDHLHRHYIKELAIDEPTAA from the coding sequence ATGGACCTGGCGGAAAGCACAGTGAACAACCACATCAACCCGCCGTGGCTGTGGCGCCTGATCGCCACCGGCCTGTCCTTTCTGCTGTTCGGCGTGGGTGGGTTGATCCTGCGCCTGGTGGTGTTCCCGCTGCAGTCCCTGCTGCCCGGTGACGCCCTGCGCCAGCGTCTGCGTGCGCGCAAAACCGTCAACCGGATGTTCTGGCTGTTCGTGCAGTTCATGTACCGCAGCGGCGTGCTGACCTATCAGGTCGAGGGTGTCGAGCGCCTGGGCCGTCCCGGCCAGCTGATCATCGCCAACCACCCTTCGCTGATCGATGTGGTGGTGTTGATCGCGCTGATCCGCGACGCCAACTGCGTGGTCAAGCAGAGCCTCTGGGACAACCCCTTCACCCGCGGCCCGATCCGCGCGGCGCAGTACATCAGCAACAACGGCAGCGCGGAAATGCTCGACGAAGCTGCCGGGGCGCTGCAGCAAGGCCAGACTCTGATCATTTTCCCCGAAGGCACCCGCACCACACCGGGCCAGGCGCCGCAGTTCCACCGCGGAGCTGCAGCCATCGCCCTGCGCGGTGCGCAACTGGTCACGCCGGTGGTCATCAGCGTGACGCCCACGACCCTGACCAAGGCTGAGCCCTGGTACCGCATTCCGTCACGACGATTTCATTTTCACTTGCGGGTCGGCGATGATATCGACCCGCAGACATTCGCCGACCGAGGCTCTCTGCCAATCGCCTCGCGGCAGCTCAACGACCATCTGCACCGACACTACATAAAGGAGCTCGCAATCGATGAGCCAACTGCAGCTTGA
- a CDS encoding beta-ketoacyl synthase chain length factor encodes MIQFDIDQWHAWAPGLTSASDWTAWARDPHCLVDDSEPDVSFLPALQRRRLSRLARMAFAVATPLAEGQPPMPLVYASRHGETPRTFAILSDMAREEALSPTQFSLSVHNAIIGLWSIQQNDHSEMTALAAEGDGLEHALLEAAMLLAEGAPSVLVVVTEDRPPAAYQPWIDDVPFPYAVALRVTAGQGWTLSLEASDDPHSPGPWPHALELVRLLSGTQTLRIHQWNKRRWTWRKAQ; translated from the coding sequence GTGATTCAATTCGACATTGATCAGTGGCATGCCTGGGCTCCAGGCCTGACAAGTGCCAGCGATTGGACGGCCTGGGCGCGCGATCCCCATTGCCTCGTAGATGACAGCGAGCCAGACGTCAGCTTTCTTCCGGCCTTGCAGCGCCGCCGCCTGAGCCGTCTGGCCCGCATGGCATTTGCCGTGGCCACGCCGCTGGCCGAAGGCCAACCGCCGATGCCGCTGGTATACGCCTCGCGCCACGGTGAAACCCCACGCACCTTCGCCATCCTCAGCGACATGGCACGTGAAGAGGCCCTGTCACCCACGCAGTTCAGCCTCTCGGTGCACAACGCGATCATCGGTCTGTGGTCGATCCAGCAGAACGACCACAGCGAAATGACCGCACTGGCCGCCGAAGGCGACGGGCTGGAACACGCCCTGCTCGAAGCCGCCATGCTGCTGGCCGAAGGCGCACCCTCGGTGCTGGTGGTAGTCACTGAAGACCGGCCGCCGGCCGCCTACCAACCCTGGATCGACGATGTCCCCTTCCCTTATGCCGTCGCTCTGCGCGTCACCGCCGGTCAAGGCTGGACGCTGAGTCTTGAGGCGAGTGACGACCCGCACTCGCCAGGGCCGTGGCCCCATGCACTGGAACTGGTTCGCCTGCTAAGCGGTACGCAGACATTACGCATACATCAATGGAATAAGCGTCGATGGACCTGGCGGAAAGCACAGTGA
- the trxC gene encoding thioredoxin TrxC: MTDSLVVPCAHCAGLNRIPSDRIGQQPRCGRCKADVLLAKPFDVNQSSFAQQIKGDLPLLLDVWASWCGPCRSFAPIFEQAAAQLNGRCRLAKLDSESNQQLSGQLGIRSIPSLILFRNGQEVARQNGAVPLPQLLAWLAQQGI; this comes from the coding sequence ATGACCGATTCACTCGTCGTTCCCTGCGCGCACTGCGCCGGGCTCAACCGCATCCCCTCCGACCGCATTGGCCAGCAGCCGCGCTGCGGGCGCTGCAAGGCCGACGTTCTGCTGGCAAAACCCTTCGACGTTAACCAGAGCAGCTTCGCCCAGCAGATAAAGGGCGACCTGCCGCTGTTGCTGGACGTCTGGGCCAGTTGGTGCGGCCCGTGCCGCAGCTTCGCGCCGATCTTCGAACAGGCTGCCGCTCAACTTAATGGACGCTGCCGGTTGGCCAAGCTGGACAGCGAATCCAACCAGCAACTGTCCGGCCAACTGGGCATTCGCTCCATCCCCAGCCTAATCCTGTTCAGAAATGGCCAAGAGGTGGCCCGGCAGAACGGCGCGGTGCCGCTGCCACAACTACTGGCCTGGCTCGCGCAGCAGGGTATTTGA
- a CDS encoding bifunctional O-acetylhomoserine aminocarboxypropyltransferase/cysteine synthase — protein MKLETLAIHAGYSPDPTTKAVAVPIYQTTSYAFDSTQHGADLFDLKVPGNIYTRIMNPTNDVLEQRVAALEGGVAALAVASGMAAITYAIQTVAEAGDNIVSVAKLYGGTYNLFAHTLPRQGIEVRFAPHDDIAALEALIDDRTKAVFCESIGNPAGNIIDIQALADAAHRHGVPLIVDNTVATPILCRPFEHGADIVVHSLTKYMGGHGTSIGGIVVDSGKFPWAENKARFPLLNTPDASYHGVTYTEAFGPAAFIGRCRVVPLRNMGAALSPFNAFLILQGLETLALRMERHCENALKVAEYLQQHSQVEWVNYAGLPDHPEHALAQRYTDGKPAAILSFGIKGGFDAGARFIDALNLVVRLVNIGDAKSLACHPASTTHRQLNDEELQKAGVPRDMVRLSIGIEHIDDILADLEQALEASKG, from the coding sequence ATGAAACTGGAAACTCTGGCGATCCACGCCGGCTACAGCCCCGACCCGACCACCAAGGCCGTCGCGGTGCCCATCTACCAGACCACTTCCTATGCCTTCGACAGCACCCAGCATGGTGCCGACCTGTTCGATCTGAAGGTGCCGGGCAACATCTATACGCGCATCATGAACCCCACCAACGACGTGCTGGAGCAGCGAGTCGCGGCCCTGGAGGGCGGCGTTGCGGCGCTGGCGGTGGCCTCGGGCATGGCGGCCATCACCTATGCGATTCAGACCGTCGCCGAAGCCGGGGACAATATCGTCTCGGTGGCCAAGCTCTACGGCGGCACCTACAACCTGTTTGCCCACACCCTGCCGCGTCAGGGCATCGAGGTGCGTTTCGCCCCTCATGACGACATCGCGGCGCTGGAAGCACTGATCGACGACCGTACCAAGGCGGTGTTCTGCGAATCCATCGGCAACCCGGCGGGCAACATCATCGACATCCAGGCCCTGGCCGATGCCGCCCATCGCCATGGCGTACCGCTGATCGTCGACAACACCGTCGCCACGCCGATCCTCTGCCGTCCGTTCGAGCATGGTGCCGATATCGTCGTGCATTCGCTGACCAAGTACATGGGCGGCCACGGCACCAGCATCGGCGGCATCGTGGTGGATTCCGGCAAGTTTCCCTGGGCCGAGAACAAGGCGCGTTTTCCGCTGCTCAACACCCCGGACGCCTCCTACCACGGCGTCACCTACACCGAGGCCTTTGGCCCCGCCGCCTTCATTGGCCGCTGCCGCGTGGTGCCGCTGCGCAACATGGGCGCTGCGCTGTCGCCGTTCAACGCCTTCCTGATTCTGCAGGGGCTGGAAACCCTGGCGCTGCGCATGGAACGCCACTGCGAGAACGCGCTGAAGGTCGCCGAGTACCTGCAGCAACATTCGCAGGTGGAATGGGTTAACTACGCTGGCCTGCCCGATCATCCCGAGCATGCTCTGGCACAGCGCTATACCGACGGCAAGCCCGCGGCAATCCTGTCCTTCGGCATCAAGGGCGGCTTCGATGCCGGTGCACGCTTTATCGATGCACTCAACCTGGTGGTGCGGCTGGTCAACATCGGCGATGCCAAGTCCCTGGCCTGCCACCCGGCCTCGACAACCCACCGCCAGCTCAACGATGAAGAACTGCAAAAGGCCGGCGTGCCCCGGGACATGGTGCGGCTGTCCATTGGTATCGAGCATATCGACGACATCCTCGCCGACCTGGAGCAGGCGCTGGAAGCTTCCAAGGGCTGA